The Leifsonia xyli genomic sequence CCTGTTTGCGGCGCACCCAGCGCGCCTTCTCCTCCGCCTCCGCGTCGGTGTCGGCGAGGATGAACTCCTGGCCGGGGAAGATCTTCACGTCGCCTGCCGGGCGTCCCGCCTTGAGCGTGCGCTGGCGGATGTCGTCGGCGAACGCCTTGGCGTCGTCGAAGGCGCTGTGCGCGGAGAAGATCACATCGGCTTGGCGCGCGGCGAAGTCGCGGCCCTCGGCGGAGTCGCCGGCCTGGAAGATGACGGGGCGGCCCTGCGGGCTCTGCGGGAGGCGGCTGCGGCCGGTCGCGCGGTAGTGGCCGGTGTCCACCTCCACGAGCTCCGACGGGGTGTCGGCGGTCCAGGCGTCGGCGGCGGGGGACTCAGCGAGCTCCGCATCCCACGCGTCCCACAGCTTCTTCGCGGCCACGACAACGGCCTCGGCGTGCCGGTAGCGGTCGGCGTGGTCCAGGTAGCCGCCGCGGCGGAAGTTCTCGCCGGTCCACGCGTTGTCGGTGGTCACCACGTTCCAGGCCGCGCGGCCCCCGGAGATGAGGTCGAGGCTTGCGAGGCGGTGCGCGAGGTCGAGCGGGTCGTTGTAGGTGGTGTTCTGGGTGGCGACGAGGCCGATGCGGTCGGTCACGGCGGCGAGTGCGGCCAGCTGGGTCTGCGCGTCGGGGCGGCCGGCCACATCCAGCTGGTGCAGGGCGCCGAGGTGCTCGCAGAGGCGGAGGCCCTCGCCGAGGAAGAACGCCGAGAACAGGCCGCGCTCGGCGGTCTGCGCGACGCGTCGGAACGACTCGAAGTCGGTCTGCGAGCCGCTCTCGGGCTCGGTCCAGACGGTCGAGAAGTTGACGCCCTGGAAGAAGACGCCGAAGCGGAAGACGGTCGGGCCGGTCATGCGGACTCCTGGTAGCGGTTGACGGCGGCGGGGAGGCCGAGCGCGTCGCGCAGGGTCCCTCCGGGGTGGGATGCGGCGAGCGCGGTGCTCACGCGCAGCAGCGGGAGGACGGCGAAGGCCAGCTCGGGCAGGTCGACGTCGAGGACGGCCGGGTGGACGCGGACGCCGTCGGTCACGGCGGCGAGCTCCGCGAGGAGGGCGGCGAGCGGCTCGGCCGCGCCGACGTAGCGGGCGCGGGACCCGGCCCACGGGGTGTGCGCGTCGAGTGCGGCCACACGGTCGGCGGCGGGGACGCCCGCGGCGTCGAGCGCGACCTCGAGGTCGAGCACGGCGAGCAGCCCCAGCCTCTGCAGGCGGGAGGCCTCGGCCGCGGCACGCGCGACGAGGTCGTCGCCGTCGGCGTCGAAGAGCGCCACGTCGAGCTCGGCGTCGCCGGCGAGCGCCGCCGGACCGAACACCGGCAGTGCGCCCTGCGGCGGCCGAGGCACGATGGAGGGTCCGACGACGGAGTAGTCGTCGCCCTCGAAGCGGATGTGGTGCACCCGGTCGCGGTCGAGGTAGCGTCCGGTCGGGACGTCGCGGATGACCGCGTCCGTCTCCCACGAGTCCCAGAGGCGGCGCGCCACCTCGACGGCGTCGGCCGGTCGTCCCGGCTGACCGACGCGTCCGTAGAGGGATGCGGTGCCCGCGTCGTCGTCGGCGCTCACGACCCAGCCGGCGCGGCCGCGCGCGGCGTAGTCGAGGGAGGCGAGCTGCGTCGCGACGTGGAACGGCTCGGTGTAGACGGTCCCGGCCTCCGGCACCAGGCCGATGCTGCCGCTGAGCGGCGCGGCGAAGGCGGCGCGCTGGATGGCATCGAGCCGCGCCCGGATCCCGCCCGGCTCGGCCGGCGGCACGGCCGCATCGGCGAAGGTGGCGAACACGAACCCGGCACGCTCGGCGGCCTGCGCGCGCTCGGCGTGCAGCCGTCCGGTGAGCAGGGCGGACGGCGCGTGTGCGGCCGCACGCCAGGCGGCCGGGTGGGCGCCGTCGCCGTCGAGCTCGATTCCGAGGATGAAGCCGGTCATCGTGAGGTCCTCTCGTGCGGGAGGCGCTCCCCGGCCTCCACCGGGAAGGGCAGCCGGTTGCCGGCGGGCGGCAGCGGGCAGGTGGCGAACTCGGTGTAGGCGCACGGCAGGTTGACCGCGCGGGTGAAGTCCAGGACGACGCGACC encodes the following:
- a CDS encoding nitrilotriacetate monooxygenase, with amino-acid sequence MTGFILGIELDGDGAHPAAWRAAAHAPSALLTGRLHAERAQAAERAGFVFATFADAAVPPAEPGGIRARLDAIQRAAFAAPLSGSIGLVPEAGTVYTEPFHVATQLASLDYAARGRAGWVVSADDDAGTASLYGRVGQPGRPADAVEVARRLWDSWETDAVIRDVPTGRYLDRDRVHHIRFEGDDYSVVGPSIVPRPPQGALPVFGPAALAGDAELDVALFDADGDDLVARAAAEASRLQRLGLLAVLDLEVALDAAGVPAADRVAALDAHTPWAGSRARYVGAAEPLAALLAELAAVTDGVRVHPAVLDVDLPELAFAVLPLLRVSTALAASHPGGTLRDALGLPAAVNRYQESA
- a CDS encoding F420-dependent methylene-tetrahydromethanopterin reductase, whose translation is MTGPTVFRFGVFFQGVNFSTVWTEPESGSQTDFESFRRVAQTAERGLFSAFFLGEGLRLCEHLGALHQLDVAGRPDAQTQLAALAAVTDRIGLVATQNTTYNDPLDLAHRLASLDLISGGRAAWNVVTTDNAWTGENFRRGGYLDHADRYRHAEAVVVAAKKLWDAWDAELAESPAADAWTADTPSELVEVDTGHYRATGRSRLPQSPQGRPVIFQAGDSAEGRDFAARQADVIFSAHSAFDDAKAFADDIRQRTLKAGRPAGDVKIFPGQEFILADTDAEAEEKARWVRRKQVTPQTAIAFLENIWGTDLSAYDPDGPLPAIDPVQEVSGETRGAGFRAAQAKATADAWRERAAAERLSIRELVIRLNSGRGFVGSPSSVAATLQRYADAHVVDGFNITPWLIPSGLDDIVDTLVPLLQERGIYPTEYAGDTLRENLGLAPVGQKQEARRTA